The genomic DNA GCCGAGTCGGTTATACTGCTGCTTGCCGACCTTGTGGTAACGGAACCCTGGACTGGAAGATCTTCGAATCCCAGTCTGCCTTCTTCTCCATAGAGGTACAAATTAGCAGCTTTTATTTGTTCATATCCCATTCCGTCACCGATCATTATTATTACCGATTTCGGAGGGTCTATCTGCGTACAGCCGATTAGAAGGAGAAATAATATAAAACAGGAAAAGAAAATTTTTTTATTCACTCTATTGGTAATTATATCACAAGTTTGATTTCTTCATTTTTTGAAGACTATTAAAATTAGAGGATTTTAAGGTTAGTTGAAGAAACTGGAAACTGATCTTTCTATACATTTTCAACATCTTATATTGAATTTGTATACATTAACCCCTATACTTACATTATGAGTAGAAGATATATTCCTCGAAAATCTGAAAAAAATATAAAAAAAGCATCGGAGCAATTTCCCGTTGTCGTGCTGACCGGCCCCCGGCAAACCGGAAAATCTACACTTTTACAGAAACTCTTTCCCGATTATGATTATGTTACATTCGACGATCCAGTCTTAAGAGAAAGCTGTCGTAGTGATCCCTCGACATTTATTGACCGCTTTAACACCCCCTGCATTATTGATGAGATTCAGTATGTTCCGGAAATTCTTCCATACATAAAGATAAAAGTTGATAAAAGGAGGGATATATCAGGGCAGTTTATACTGACGGGATCTCAGATTTTCCCATTAATGAAAGGTATGACAGAAAGCCTTGCGGGCAGGGCGGCTGTTTTTGAACTCTTCGGATTCAGTATGGAGGAATATGACCTTGACGATCCTTCCAGGCTATTTGACAGAATCCTCTGCGGAGGATATCCGGATCCATTAATCCATCAGGTCGACAGGATTAGTTTTTATTCTTCCTATCTGCAAACTTACCTGGAAAGAGATATCAGACAGATTCAAAACGTTCAGGATCTATCAATATTTCTATCCTTCCTGGAGCTACTGGCCGGAAGGGTCGGTAACATCCTAAATCTTTCAGAAATTTCCAAAATTCTGGGAGTGAGCCAACCGACTGTAAAAAGATGGTTATCTCTACTGGAGAGTTCGAGGATTATATATCTGCTGAGGCCTTATTTTAAAAACATCAACAAAAGAATTGTTAAATCACCCAAAATATATTTCACCGATACAGGATTGCTGACCTATATCCTCAGATATCCCGACAGCGCGACTCTGGCTGCAGGACCTGCGAATGGAGCTGTCTTTGAAAACTTCGTAATTATGGAATTTCTTAAACAAAAAGCAGCCAGAAATTCCATGAGTGAGTTCTTCTTTTACAGAGACAATAATCAATCGGAAATTGACCTTATTATCGATTATGGTTTTCGGCAGGAATTATTCGAAATAAAACTAAGCAAAAATCCTCAAAAAAAACAGATTTATCAATTACAGAGATTAAAAAGCTTATTTACAAGTCCCTCTTTGTACCTTATCAGCACATACGAAAACGTTCTTAAATTATCTGACGATGTATCCAATTTGCCTTTTTTCAG from Spirochaeta isovalerica includes the following:
- a CDS encoding ATP-binding protein; its protein translation is MSRRYIPRKSEKNIKKASEQFPVVVLTGPRQTGKSTLLQKLFPDYDYVTFDDPVLRESCRSDPSTFIDRFNTPCIIDEIQYVPEILPYIKIKVDKRRDISGQFILTGSQIFPLMKGMTESLAGRAAVFELFGFSMEEYDLDDPSRLFDRILCGGYPDPLIHQVDRISFYSSYLQTYLERDIRQIQNVQDLSIFLSFLELLAGRVGNILNLSEISKILGVSQPTVKRWLSLLESSRIIYLLRPYFKNINKRIVKSPKIYFTDTGLLTYILRYPDSATLAAGPANGAVFENFVIMEFLKQKAARNSMSEFFFYRDNNQSEIDLIIDYGFRQELFEIKLSKNPQKKQIYQLQRLKSLFTSPSLYLISTYENVLKLSDDVSNLPFFRIPELAE